Proteins found in one Gammaproteobacteria bacterium genomic segment:
- the bioC gene encoding malonyl-ACP O-methyltransferase BioC yields the protein MKISKDSVKAAFAKAALSYNDSAVVQKEILVRLVEKLKVLQKDSVDTLLDVGSGTGLASELLREHYGSECYYAIDFASPMLAWAKNQFEVNYQYAVCGDVEVLPFRDNSLDVIFSASTFQWCNDVGNAFQECSRTLKEQGLLIFSSFGPETLRELRHCFAQVDDYPHVSSFIDMQSLGDGLLANGFDSPVMESEIITVEYNGPMQLLRDLQATGATNHIEQRLRGLMTRQHLNDVIKEYNKFILPNGKFPASYEVLYGHGWKKNQPSLGQNSINTWQPIKFS from the coding sequence ATGAAAATCTCTAAAGACAGTGTTAAAGCTGCGTTTGCCAAAGCCGCTCTTTCTTACAACGATTCTGCTGTTGTGCAGAAAGAAATTCTTGTACGATTGGTCGAGAAACTAAAAGTTTTGCAGAAAGACTCTGTTGATACTTTACTGGATGTTGGTAGCGGTACTGGCCTTGCTAGTGAATTATTGCGTGAACACTATGGTAGCGAGTGTTACTACGCCATAGATTTTGCTTCACCAATGTTGGCCTGGGCAAAAAATCAATTTGAAGTTAATTATCAATATGCCGTATGTGGGGACGTTGAAGTGCTGCCATTTCGAGATAATTCTTTAGACGTTATTTTTTCTGCATCAACATTTCAATGGTGTAATGATGTTGGTAATGCTTTTCAAGAATGTTCTCGGACCTTAAAAGAACAAGGCTTGTTAATATTTTCAAGTTTTGGTCCTGAAACATTAAGAGAGTTACGCCATTGCTTTGCACAGGTAGACGATTATCCGCATGTCAGTTCGTTTATTGATATGCAATCGCTTGGCGATGGCCTGTTAGCAAATGGTTTTGATTCACCCGTAATGGAATCAGAGATTATTACGGTTGAATATAATGGCCCAATGCAATTACTTAGAGACCTGCAAGCGACAGGAGCCACCAATCATATTGAACAACGCTTACGAGGGTTGATGACTAGGCAACACCTCAATGATGTCATCAAAGAGTACAATAAATTTATATTACCTAACGGCAAGTTTCCGGCTAGTTATGAGGTACTTTATGGGCATGGCTGGAAGAAGAATCAGCCATCATTGGGCCAAAATAGTATAAATACGTGGCAGCCAATAAAATTTAGCTAG
- a CDS encoding DUF2244 domain-containing protein — MEAGVKSDSLSTFVVTPNCSMSWQENKILVASLAIVCFGIAGAFAMRGLWVILPFAGLEIMMLAGILYWSSLRASRCEVISIDADNITVEVGRKNMRQLHSFQRAWTKVELYPPTMPNRQSRLVMRSKGKELEVGACLTDHERNGLAASIKEALLPSVK, encoded by the coding sequence ATGGAAGCGGGAGTAAAAAGTGATTCTCTCTCTACTTTTGTGGTGACGCCGAATTGCTCTATGTCATGGCAAGAGAATAAAATTTTGGTCGCGAGCTTAGCAATTGTATGTTTTGGCATTGCTGGGGCATTCGCTATGCGCGGATTATGGGTCATCCTACCGTTTGCTGGCCTCGAGATCATGATGCTGGCAGGAATACTATACTGGTCAAGCTTGAGAGCCAGCCGGTGTGAAGTAATATCGATTGATGCCGACAACATCACTGTTGAGGTGGGTCGAAAGAATATGCGGCAATTGCATAGTTTTCAACGAGCATGGACAAAGGTGGAACTGTATCCTCCTACTATGCCTAATAGGCAAAGTCGTTTAGTGATGAGATCAAAAGGAAAAGAGCTAGAAGTTGGTGCGTGCCTAACAGACCATGAACGAAATGGGTTGGCAGCGTCAATTAAGGAAGCACTTTTGCCATCAGTTAAGTAA
- the ctaD gene encoding cytochrome c oxidase subunit I encodes MSTVATDDHHDDHQESPYSIKRWLFTTNHKDIGTLYLWFSFIMFLIGGVMALVIRTELFEPGLQFVDPQFFNSMTTMHAIMMIFGVVMPAFTGLANWLIPMMVGATDMALPRMNNWSFWILPFAFAMMLSTLFMDGGGPAGGWTLYPPLVLQTGDALPFVILSMHFMGLSSIMGAINVIATILNMRAPGMTLMKMPLFVWTWLITAYLLIAVMPVLAGGITMLLTDKFFETSFFNAAGGGDPVMFQHIFWFFGHPEVYILILPSFGVVSSIIPTFARKPLFGYASMVYATGSIAFLSFIVWAHHMFTVGMPLAGELFFMFATMLIAVPTGVKVFNWIATMWRGAMTFETPMLFALGFIVMFSIGGFSGLMLALAPVDFQYHDTYFVVAHFHYVLVPGSIFAIIAAVYYWLPKWCGNMYNEGLGKLHFWLSTIFVNLTFFPMHFVGLAGMPRRIPDYALQFSDYNMLATYGAFGFGFAQLLFLYLVIKAIRGGEKATSQVWENAEGLEWTLSSPPPYHSFTTPPVIK; translated from the coding sequence ATGAGTACGGTTGCTACCGACGATCATCATGATGATCACCAGGAAAGTCCCTATTCGATAAAGCGATGGTTATTTACAACTAACCACAAAGACATTGGTACCTTGTACCTATGGTTCTCATTTATCATGTTTTTGATTGGCGGCGTGATGGCTTTGGTTATACGAACAGAGTTGTTCGAGCCAGGCTTGCAGTTTGTTGATCCGCAATTTTTCAATTCAATGACTACCATGCACGCGATTATGATGATCTTTGGTGTGGTAATGCCAGCCTTTACAGGGTTAGCTAACTGGTTAATTCCAATGATGGTAGGTGCTACGGATATGGCGCTTCCTCGTATGAATAACTGGAGTTTTTGGATTTTGCCTTTTGCTTTTGCAATGATGTTATCCACATTATTCATGGATGGCGGTGGACCAGCAGGTGGTTGGACGTTATACCCGCCACTGGTATTGCAAACAGGTGATGCGCTCCCATTTGTTATTTTGTCTATGCATTTCATGGGCTTGTCTTCAATCATGGGTGCAATCAACGTGATTGCAACTATTTTAAATATGCGTGCACCTGGCATGACGTTAATGAAAATGCCTCTATTTGTATGGACTTGGTTAATTACGGCATATCTTCTAATTGCAGTAATGCCAGTGTTAGCTGGTGGTATTACCATGCTACTTACAGATAAGTTCTTTGAAACTAGCTTCTTTAATGCGGCTGGGGGTGGTGACCCTGTAATGTTCCAGCACATTTTCTGGTTCTTTGGTCATCCTGAAGTATATATTTTGATTCTACCGTCGTTTGGTGTGGTCTCAAGTATCATTCCAACCTTTGCACGAAAACCGCTATTTGGTTACGCGTCGATGGTGTATGCGACAGGTTCAATTGCATTCTTGTCATTCATTGTATGGGCTCATCACATGTTTACCGTAGGAATGCCATTAGCTGGTGAGTTATTCTTTATGTTTGCCACTATGTTGATTGCAGTACCAACAGGAGTAAAAGTATTTAACTGGATTGCGACCATGTGGCGTGGGGCTATGACTTTTGAAACACCAATGTTATTTGCACTGGGCTTTATTGTCATGTTCTCAATTGGTGGGTTCTCAGGATTGATGCTTGCACTAGCGCCCGTTGATTTCCAGTATCACGATACTTATTTCGTTGTTGCCCACTTCCACTATGTATTAGTGCCAGGCTCAATCTTTGCGATTATTGCTGCAGTTTATTACTGGTTACCTAAGTGGTGTGGGAATATGTATAACGAAGGATTAGGGAAGTTACATTTCTGGTTATCTACAATTTTTGTGAATCTAACCTTCTTCCCTATGCACTTTGTGGGTTTAGCGGGTATGCCAAGACGTATTCCTGACTATGCATTGCAATTCTCAGATTACAATATGCTAGCTACTTACGGCGCGTTTGGTTTTGGCTTTGCTCAATTACTATTCCTATATTTGGTGATTAAAGCAATTCGTGGCGGTGAAAAAGCTACTAGCCAAGTGTGGGAAAATGCAGAAGGTTTAGAGTGGACATTGTCTTCACCTCCCCCTTACCATAGTTTTACAACT